In Bos mutus isolate GX-2022 chromosome 2, NWIPB_WYAK_1.1, whole genome shotgun sequence, one DNA window encodes the following:
- the SGO2 gene encoding shugoshin 2 encodes MEYPAMETNSLFTSGIKKHVKDRRISKTTKLNVSLASKIKTKIINNSSIFKISLKHNNRALALALSRERENSRRITTEKMLLQKEVDKLNFENMFLRLKLNNLNKKLIEIEALMNNNLITAIEMSALSEFHQSPFLLPSSKKKRVSKQCKLTRLPFARVPLTSNDDDDEDKEKIQCDDITISKTSPDSPSLVSAKPVSTQNNLRLLFVKENDQNVCSVNDSEHVSSIVDTLPKENHSHSDQSSRSSLTSEKKNAQAISHKKEKSSPSNVTKRKKRVSSWESDNPADTPCVTDLDQQQVSSPILNWNNEIKDYTNETNTMQRNILCLPASSESASEPPTKGMNPLQGNDFQLQKTVYDDDMDLTASEVSKIITVSTGTKKKRKKNPDDCGMKTFRKVKDPSSEKKRERSKRQFKNCSGANIEEKIESGPEDRSVDLDGEGDSRDPNFIFSTEQLTQLNTWKKITLPNGFDQGDKQSMQCNQKKKRIHVTDEQEETYSFSQSSDKFPQDSKFDLCPSSLTCKKSKASRQTFVIHTLEKDNLFPNQKVQETTSENLGVTNEFQTAYLSNKGNPKLCDDETQNMFDLKKHVTDTQPTQQNESKINKVWQKINRKTEIISKMNQILGDNTKDVQGPEKGNFSFQTQEDKETISRNLDVSNEFQKSVLSTVNNGNLCDCETQNVLGLQKQITYAYPVQQNESRINKTLRQKVNRKTEIISTVNHLDNPSEYCPEKGKEIIPENPLDTHEFQTPTLSSKDSRDLYDYDTQNVLGLKMNVHDIQPACQNESKIDKLRHKVCRKTKIISEVNQIYMSDDKGRHDPEKGNLLSLIQKDKEIIPENLEDTNEFQIVDPSPGVNRNLCDYETQNLLGVKKCVTDTGKQKESKINKRPRQKVSRKTEIILEINRKNEFNNKGICDPEKGDFSLTPNNEETIAENLKVTHEFQTIYLSTKDDGHLYDYKTQNMLDLTKHVTDKQPTRQNESKINKNLKQKQKVNRKTEIISEMCQIYEDNDKDVHGQESYTKNLDFKINKQRPEGQAVSGYCMEINSDEKENCDEISNPYKPIKKHGKESDKAKNILAKSDNMPVLQLTGSSQMSVLDLGLKHITDEADSDTGNHMEPHRSPKLSTKTLNRKRKSHFVEVTKEGECQVKKVNKMTSKSKKRKTFEDPSLDSHELVEMMSDTIQEVPVEPEYTVKGKKLENVETVKIKPDFYTKMLIPLSQMYSPSRQDSSRNSVLEGSVPLSISSNKNLKENFAPESSPIFQVSDEVHEKMKDMKFKVDQRPQRSEIGVRMLQDLTNTSFVSNTTAKFENKVEDLSSELPSRRRRCTPLSLKEPSLKGKMRR; translated from the exons ATGGAGTACCCAGCAATGGAAACCAATTCACTTTTTACCTCAGGAATTAAGAAACATGTGAAAGACAGAAGAATTTCAAAGACTACTAAGTTAAATGTTTCTCttgcttcaaaaataaaaacaaaaataataa acaattcttctattttcaaaatttctttaaagCATAACAACAGGGCATTAGCTTTGGCTCttagtagagagagagagaattctcgCAGAATTACAACTGAAAAGATGCTGTTGCAAAAAGAAGTGGATAAACTGAATTTTGAGAACATGTTTCTTCGTCTAAAGCTAAATAATTTG AATAAGAAGCTTATAGAAATAGAAGCACTCATGAACAATAACTTGATAACTGCAATTGAAATGAGTGCTCTTTCTGAG TTCCATCAGAGTCCCTTTCTACTGCCAAGTAGCAAGAAGAAACGGGTTAGTAAACAATGCAAATTGACACGTCTTCCATTTGCAAG GGTTCCATTAACttcaaatgatgatgatgatgaagataaagagaaaatacagtGTGATGACATCACCATATCAAAGACATCACCTGATAGTCCCTCTTTGGTATCAGCAAAACCAGTATCAACTCAGAATAATTTGAGATTGCTATTTGTTAAAGAAAATGATCAGAATGTTTGTAGTGTAAATGATTCAGAACATGTTTCTTCTATTGTTGATACACTTCCCAAAg aaaaccATTCCCACTCAGACCAAAGTTCTAGGAGCTCTCTAACAAGTGAGAAGAAAAATGCCCAGGCGAtcagccacaaaaaagagaaGTCATCTCCTAGTAATGTGACTAAAAGGAAAAAACGTGTTTCATCTTGGGAGTCAGATAACCCTGCAGACACTCCCTGTGTAACAGATTTAGATCAACAACAGGTTTCAAGTCCAATATTAAATtggaataatgaaataaaagattaCACTAATGAAACAAATACAATGCAGAGAAACATATTGTGCCTTCCTGCCTCATCTGAGTCTGCAAGTGAACCTCCTACAAAAGGCATGAATCCACTTCAGGGTAATGACTTTCAGTTGCAGAAAACTGTGTATGATGATGACATGGATTTAACTGCTAGTGAAGTCAGCAAAATTATTACAGTTTCAACAGGcactaagaagaaaagaaagaaaaatccagatGATTGTGGAatgaaaactttcagaaaagtgaaagatccaagctctgaaaaaaagagagaaagatcaaagagacaatttaaaaattgttcaggTGCGAATATTGAGGAAAAAATTGAAAGTGGACCAGAAGATAGATCTGTTGACCTAGATGGTGAAGGGGATTCAAGAGATCCAAATTTTATCTTCAGTACTGAACAGTTGACTCAGTTGAACACGTGGAAGAAAATAACCCTTCCTAATGGCTTTGATCAGGGTGACAAACAAAGTATGCAGTGtaaccaaaagaagaaaagaattcatGTAACAGATGAGCAAGAGGAAACATATTCTTTCTCCCAAAGTTCAGATAAATTCCCACAGGATAGTAAATTTGATTTGTGTCCGAGTTCTCTAACTTGTAAGAAGAGTAAAGCTTCTAGACAGACATTTGTGATTCATACGTTAGAAAAAGATAACTTATTCCCAAACCAAAAGGTTCAAGAAACCACCTCTGAAAACCTAGGTGTCACAAATGAATTTCAAACAGCTTATCTTTCCAACAAAGGTAATCCAAAGTTATGTGATGATGAGACCCAAAATATGTTTGATTTGAAAAAGCATGTCACTGATACACAACCCACtcagcaaaatgaatcaaaaataaataaagtttggcAGAAAATAAATcggaaaacagaaataatttctaaaatgaacCAAATACTTGGGGATAATACTAAAGATGTGCAAGGCCCAGAAAAAGGTAACTTTTCCTTCCAAACCCAAGAGGATAAAGAAACCATCTCTAGAAACCTAGATGTTTCAAATGAGTTTCAGAAATCTGTTCTTTCCACTGTCAATAATGGAAACCTGTGTGATTGTGAAACCCAGAATGTGTTGGGTTTGCAAAAGCAGATCACCTACGCATACCctgtgcagcaaaatgaatcaagaaTTAATAAGACTCTTAGGCAGAAAGTAAATCGGAAGACAGAAATAATTTCCACAGTGAATCATTTAGATAACCCAAGTGAGTATTGCCCAGAAAAGGGTAAAGAAATCATCCCTGAAAATCCACTGGATACACATGAGTTTCAGACACCCACTCTTTCTTCCAAAGACAGTAGAGACCTATATGATTATGACACTCAGAATGTTTTGGGGCTGAAAATGAATGTTCATGATATACAACCTGCTTGTCAGAATGAATCAAAAATAGATAAGCTTAGGCACAAGGTATGTCGGAAGACAAAAATCATTTCTGAAGTCAACCAAATATATATGAGTGATGACAAAGGCAGGCATGACCCAGAAAAAGGTAACTTACTTTCTCTAATCCAAAAAGataaggaaatcatccctgaaaaCCTGGAAGACACAAATGAGTTTCAGATAGTTGACCCTTCCCCCGGAGTTAATAGGAACCTATGTGATTATGAGACTCAAAACCTTTTAGGGGTGAAAAAGTGTGTTACTGATACTGGGAAGCAAAaggaatcaaaaataaataagagaccCAGGCAGAAAGTAAGTCGGAAGACagaaataattttggaaataaacagaaaaaatgagTTTAACAATAAAGGTATATGTGACCCAGAAAAAGGTGACTTCTCCCTAACCCCAAATAATGAAGAAACCATTGCTGAAAACCTAAAAGTCACACATGAATTTCAGACAATTTATCTTTCCACCAAAGATGATGGACATTTATATGATTATAAGACCCAGAATATGTTGGATTTGACAAAGCATGTCACTGATAAGCAACCTACTCGGCAGaatgaatcaaaaataaataagaaccttaagcagaagcagaaagtaaatcggaagacagaaataatttctgaaatgtGCCAGATATATGAGGATAATGATAAAGATGTGCATGGCCAAGAAAGCTACACaaaaaatcttgattttaaaataaataaacaaagaccTGAAGGCCAAGCTGTTAGTGGATACTGTATGGAAATCAACAgtgatgagaaagaaaattgtGATGAAATTTCAAATCCTTATAAACCAATTAAAAAGCATGGGAAAGAATCAGACAAGGCAAAGAACATTTTGGCAAAAAGTGACAACATGCCTGTTTTGCAGTTGACAGGTTCTTCACAGATGTCTGTCTTAGATCTAGGTTTAAAACATATTACTGATGAGGCAGATTCTGACACTGGAAACCACATGGAACCACATAGGAGTCCGAAGCTAAGCACTAAAACTctgaatagaaagagaaagagccaCTTTGTGGAGGTGACGAAGGAAGGAGAGTGCCAGgtcaaaaaagtaaataagatgACATCCAaatcaaagaaaaggaagacGTTCGAAGACCCTTCTCTGGATAGTCATGAACTAGTGGAGATGATGTCCGACACCATTCAGGAAGTGCCAGTTGAACCTGAGTACACTGTTAAGGGAAAAAAGTTGGAAAATGTGGAAACTGTCAAAATTAAACCAGACTTTTACACAAAAATGTTGATACCTTTATCTCAAATGTATTCACCTAGCAGACAAGATTCCTCCCGTAACAGTGTTCTTGAGGGTTCAGTACCTTTGAGTATTTCTTCtaataaaaatctgaaagaaaattttGCCCCAGAGAGCTCACCCATCTTTCAAGTAAGTGATGAGGTACATGAGAAGATGAAAGACATGAAATTTAAAGTCGACCAAAGACCACAAAGATCAGAAATAG